A stretch of the Comamonas testosteroni TK102 genome encodes the following:
- a CDS encoding LysR family transcriptional regulator, translating to MDSLTPLRAFRRIVELGSIARAADALDLSSAALSKQLRALEAQLGAVLIQRTTRRMSLTDTGRAYYAECCRLLDGFDMLEQSVRAQSGQVMGRLRVNAPLSFALSTLAPLLARFMQRHPLLQLDLSMEDRLVDAVGQGFDVSIRLSAELADSSLIARRLASLSQMLCASPAYLQQHGRPASTAELRDHALLNYSLAQADDGLQVPSEARASVNNSLMLRELLEAGLGIGALPSFLARPAIAQGQLEALSLQDWAEPPRHVYVVYPTQRHLLPKVRAFVDFLAEELPAAMGGDS from the coding sequence ATGGATTCGCTCACCCCTTTGCGCGCCTTCAGGCGCATTGTCGAACTGGGCAGCATTGCCAGGGCTGCCGATGCACTCGATCTTTCCTCGGCGGCCCTCAGCAAGCAGTTGCGCGCGCTGGAGGCACAGCTGGGTGCGGTGCTGATCCAGCGCACCACGCGCCGCATGAGCCTGACCGATACCGGCCGGGCCTACTATGCCGAATGCTGCCGGCTGCTCGATGGCTTTGACATGCTGGAGCAATCGGTGCGTGCGCAGTCCGGGCAGGTCATGGGGCGTCTGCGTGTGAACGCGCCGCTGTCGTTTGCGCTGAGCACGCTGGCGCCGCTGCTGGCGCGCTTCATGCAGCGCCACCCGCTGTTGCAGCTCGATCTGTCCATGGAAGACCGGCTGGTGGACGCCGTGGGTCAGGGCTTTGATGTCTCCATACGCCTGAGCGCCGAGCTCGCGGATTCCTCGCTGATTGCGCGGCGCCTGGCCTCGCTGTCGCAGATGCTGTGTGCGTCACCGGCCTATCTGCAGCAACACGGCCGCCCGGCCAGCACAGCCGAGCTCCGCGACCATGCGCTGCTGAATTACAGCCTGGCACAGGCCGACGATGGCTTGCAAGTTCCGAGCGAAGCTCGTGCCAGCGTCAACAACAGTCTTATGTTGCGTGAGTTGTTGGAGGCTGGCCTCGGCATCGGTGCACTGCCGTCCTTTCTGGCCCGGCCCGCCATCGCCCAGGGCCAGCTGGAGGCATTGAGCCTGCAAGACTGGGCAGAGCCGCCACGCCATGTCTATGTGGTCTACCCGACGCAACGTCACCTGCTGCCCAAAGTGCGCGCCTTTGTGGACTTTCTGGCAGAAGAGCTGCCTGCGGCCATGGGCGGCGATTCTTGA
- a CDS encoding DsbA family oxidoreductase: MTQCHDFACASPAQPAAHLASGPLPPPILDFFHDVVCGWCYVMSPRLRQVAGELGLRVRQRSFVLQASRAEMVARFGSMEQAKQTILGHWEACAQHDDTQRIDIEGMRRESFEYPSGLAGALACQAAQLLEGDEAHWNLFDAIQHAHMSAHRNIGDAEVLLDIATHTGFERNAFARCMESAEALNLVRQDLALAQHLGLRSIPSVIAPGLPTLQTLPLDLLRERLRTLVG; the protein is encoded by the coding sequence ATGACGCAATGCCATGATTTTGCCTGCGCTTCGCCCGCGCAGCCCGCAGCCCATCTCGCCTCCGGCCCGCTGCCGCCCCCCATCCTCGATTTCTTCCACGACGTGGTCTGTGGCTGGTGCTATGTGATGTCGCCGCGCCTGCGCCAAGTGGCAGGCGAGCTGGGCTTGCGCGTACGTCAGCGCAGCTTTGTGCTGCAAGCTTCCCGCGCCGAAATGGTGGCCAGGTTTGGCTCCATGGAGCAGGCCAAGCAAACCATTCTCGGGCACTGGGAGGCCTGCGCGCAGCATGACGACACCCAGCGCATCGACATCGAAGGCATGCGCCGCGAAAGCTTCGAGTACCCCAGCGGCCTGGCCGGCGCACTGGCCTGCCAGGCGGCCCAGCTGCTGGAGGGCGACGAGGCTCACTGGAATCTGTTCGATGCCATACAGCACGCCCATATGAGTGCCCATCGCAACATAGGCGATGCCGAGGTGCTGCTGGACATCGCTACGCACACCGGCTTCGAGCGCAATGCTTTTGCACGCTGCATGGAAAGTGCCGAGGCCTTGAACCTGGTCCGCCAGGACCTCGCACTGGCTCAGCACCTGGGCCTGCGCAGCATTCCCAGCGTCATCGCTCCGGGTCTGCCCACGCTGCAGACCCTGCCCCTGGACCTGCTGCGCGAGCGGCTGCGCACCCTGGTGGGCTAA
- a CDS encoding cyclase family protein, whose product MYFSFRARVQRLPSLLLAMAAAFSGLAHGHGGHTLPAGAGQDVGRSPWGPGDEIGRLNLITPASRAAILQRIAGGQVYDLATEYYVGMPSWQDAGDPHYQFWMTHTPRGTVVDDPMNVGKNMNTTRSYTGTAFSMYSHTGTHIDALNHFGIRGRIWNGFSADEHLGDRGWQRTGIEKFPPLVARGVLIDVAAAKGLDMLPDQYRITRQDLSEALARQNVTLQKGDIVLIRTGRMKLYEQPQAYMAKPPGLGLDAARFLAEDAGAMIIGADNLSLETFPSEVDDDYVPLHSYLLAQQGIPIMELVALDALSRDKVYEFAFIGGPLKIRGGDAAPLRPIAIPVR is encoded by the coding sequence ATGTACTTCTCTTTCCGCGCCCGTGTCCAGCGCTTGCCCTCCCTGTTGCTCGCGATGGCTGCAGCGTTTTCCGGCCTGGCTCATGGCCACGGTGGCCACACGCTCCCAGCCGGTGCCGGCCAGGACGTGGGCCGCAGCCCCTGGGGGCCAGGTGACGAGATCGGCCGCCTGAACCTGATCACGCCAGCCTCGCGCGCTGCCATCCTGCAGCGCATCGCAGGTGGCCAGGTCTATGACCTCGCGACCGAGTACTACGTGGGCATGCCCAGCTGGCAGGACGCCGGCGATCCGCACTACCAGTTCTGGATGACCCACACGCCACGCGGTACCGTGGTGGACGACCCCATGAACGTGGGCAAGAACATGAACACCACGCGCAGCTACACGGGCACGGCGTTCTCCATGTACAGCCATACCGGCACGCACATCGACGCACTCAACCACTTCGGCATACGCGGCAGGATCTGGAACGGCTTCAGCGCCGACGAGCATCTGGGCGACCGCGGCTGGCAGCGCACGGGCATAGAGAAATTCCCGCCACTGGTGGCGCGCGGCGTGCTGATTGACGTGGCTGCGGCCAAGGGCCTGGACATGCTGCCCGACCAGTACCGGATCACGCGCCAGGACCTCAGCGAGGCGCTGGCCCGCCAGAACGTGACGCTGCAAAAGGGCGATATCGTGCTGATTCGCACGGGCCGCATGAAGCTCTACGAGCAGCCCCAGGCTTATATGGCCAAGCCGCCAGGGCTGGGCCTGGATGCGGCCCGCTTTCTGGCCGAGGATGCGGGTGCCATGATCATCGGCGCCGACAATCTGAGCCTGGAGACCTTCCCCTCCGAGGTGGACGACGACTATGTGCCGCTGCACAGCTATCTGCTGGCCCAGCAGGGCATACCCATCATGGAGCTGGTGGCCCTGGACGCACTCTCGCGCGACAAGGTCTATGAGTTCGCCTTCATAGGAGGGCCGCTCAAGATCCGCGGCGGCGACGCCGCGCCGCTGCGCCCGATCGCCATTCCGGTGCGCTGA